The sequence GTGCTGCTCAACTTCGTCAACGTCATCGGCCGCTACGGCTTCGGCACGACGATGACCATCGCCGACGAGCTGCAGACCTACACCATGGTGTGGATCGCCTTCCTCGGCGCCGCGGTGGTCACCTGGCGCGGGCTGCACCTGCGCATGGACGTGAT comes from Vicinamibacterales bacterium and encodes:
- a CDS encoding TRAP transporter small permease subunit, which produces MRRVIDSLARVLEIALALALIGAVLLNFVNVIGRYGFGTTMTIADELQTYTMVWIAFLGAAVVTWRGLHLRMDV